A stretch of the Fusobacterium varium genome encodes the following:
- a CDS encoding putative ABC transporter permease, protein MFYIKKLTKMIFSIFLIGTLSFLLLEMIPGDPASAILGVESTPEDIELLREALGLNKSLIVRYLTWGKGVLAGDFGNSFKYSEPVVDLILKRLPLTLEIAMISIGIVFLVSIPLSFLLYKIKNKHVKKFGDFMIGVFISVPSFWLGIIFMFVFGVILRWFSVGYNNTFASLLLPCVVIAIPNIGIITSYIRSNLEYEMREEYIKYLYVNGLKMKWLNLYILKNSILPVVPLIGIMIIDLITGIVIIEQIFSIPGIGRLLITSVVTRDIPLIQGLIFYTSVVLVLINFIIDILYSVIDPRIRGGE, encoded by the coding sequence ATGTTCTATATAAAAAAACTAACAAAAATGATTTTTTCCATATTTCTTATAGGAACACTTTCATTTTTGCTCTTAGAAATGATTCCTGGAGATCCGGCATCAGCAATACTTGGTGTTGAAAGTACTCCAGAGGACATTGAATTATTGAGAGAAGCACTTGGATTGAATAAGAGTCTGATAGTCAGATATCTGACTTGGGGGAAAGGGGTACTTGCAGGAGATTTTGGAAATTCCTTCAAGTACTCTGAACCTGTTGTTGATCTTATTCTTAAAAGACTTCCTCTTACATTAGAAATAGCTATGATTTCGATAGGGATAGTATTTTTAGTATCTATACCCCTATCTTTTTTGCTATATAAAATAAAAAATAAACATGTGAAAAAATTTGGAGACTTTATGATAGGAGTCTTTATCTCAGTTCCGTCATTCTGGCTGGGAATAATTTTTATGTTTGTTTTTGGAGTAATATTAAGATGGTTTTCAGTTGGATATAATAATACTTTTGCTTCTTTGCTGCTGCCATGTGTGGTTATAGCTATTCCAAATATAGGAATAATTACAAGCTATATCAGAAGTAATCTTGAATATGAGATGAGAGAAGAATATATAAAATATCTTTATGTAAATGGACTTAAAATGAAATGGCTTAATCTGTATATATTAAAAAATTCTATTCTTCCAGTGGTTCCACTGATAGGGATTATGATAATAGACCTTATCACAGGAATAGTAATAATAGAGCAGATATTTTCTATTCCGGGAATAGGAAGACTTCTTATAACTTCAGTAGTAACAAGAGACATCCCCTTAATACAGGGCTTAATTTTCTATACATCAGTGGTGCTTGTTCTTATTAATTTTATTATAGATATCCTCTATTCAGTCATTGATCCCAGAATAAGAGGAGGGGAGTAA
- a CDS encoding putative membrane protein, translating into MIGTIVNTITIILGTLLGSLFKKGIKQEYQGAMLTAMGLAATALGANAVVSNMPKSTFPVLFIVSLAGGSLIGTVINIDKRFQNLMGKYSKSGLGQGLSTAILFFCIGTLSILGPIEAALNKNYTYLFTNATLDFVTSMVLASTYGIGIAIAAAVLFCWQGAIYLFAGFLSAFLSPALLTEISIIGGILIASSGISILGIKDCKTMNMLPSLLIPAIWFFIRSFF; encoded by the coding sequence ATGATAGGAACAATAGTCAATACAATTACTATTATACTTGGAACTTTGTTGGGTAGTTTATTTAAAAAAGGAATCAAGCAGGAATATCAGGGAGCTATGCTCACAGCTATGGGATTGGCAGCAACAGCACTTGGAGCTAATGCTGTTGTGAGTAATATGCCAAAAAGCACTTTTCCAGTATTATTTATTGTCAGCCTTGCTGGTGGAAGTCTTATTGGAACGGTCATAAATATTGACAAGAGATTTCAAAATCTTATGGGAAAATATTCAAAATCAGGCTTAGGACAGGGGCTGTCCACTGCTATTCTTTTTTTCTGTATAGGAACACTTTCGATATTAGGGCCTATAGAAGCAGCCTTAAACAAAAATTATACTTATCTTTTTACAAATGCTACTCTTGATTTTGTAACTTCTATGGTACTGGCTTCTACTTATGGAATAGGAATAGCTATTGCAGCAGCAGTGCTTTTCTGCTGGCAGGGAGCAATATATTTATTTGCTGGATTTCTTTCAGCTTTTTTATCACCAGCATTGCTTACTGAAATATCTATTATTGGGGGAATACTTATAGCAAGTTCTGGGATTTCCATATTAGGAATAAAAGATTGTAAAACTATGAATATGCTTCCATCACTTCTTATACCAGCAATATGGTTTTTTATAAGGTCTTTTTTTTAA
- a CDS encoding putative leucine carboxyl methyltransferase — MKNLSKTFFIPLYFKYKESINDKRIYDEEAVNFFKNNPDIIKNELKDIEVDKESFERIIKRSLIIDKFLIEILNKENIDFIFNIGCGLDFRNRRLEIKDKVWYNLDLSEVIDYRNEMISSYPNEYNISGNILEADFWEKFPKGRAIFIFEGILMFFEKEEVYNTLENISKKFQDSFYIIHTFPEKELIIKSINALIKENLIKWRNSNSEILEKDLKLKYLKGENLSTEKMEKDFRINLYKN, encoded by the coding sequence ATGAAAAATTTATCAAAAACTTTTTTTATACCATTATATTTTAAATACAAGGAATCAATTAATGATAAGAGGATATATGATGAGGAAGCAGTAAATTTTTTTAAGAATAATCCAGATATTATAAAAAATGAGCTTAAAGACATAGAAGTTGATAAGGAATCTTTTGAAAGAATAATTAAAAGAAGCCTCATTATTGACAAATTTTTAATAGAAATTTTAAATAAAGAAAATATAGATTTTATTTTTAATATAGGCTGTGGATTGGATTTTCGCAATAGGAGATTAGAAATAAAAGATAAAGTGTGGTATAATTTGGATCTTTCAGAAGTAATAGACTATAGAAATGAAATGATTTCTTCATATCCAAATGAATATAATATCTCAGGAAATATTTTAGAAGCTGATTTTTGGGAGAAGTTTCCTAAAGGAAGGGCAATATTCATATTTGAAGGAATCTTAATGTTTTTTGAAAAAGAAGAGGTATACAATACATTGGAAAATATCAGTAAAAAATTTCAAGATTCATTTTATATAATCCATACCTTCCCTGAAAAAGAATTGATAATAAAATCAATTAATGCCCTAATCAAAGAAAATCTGATTAAATGGAGAAATAGTAATTCTGAAATATTAGAAAAGGATTTAAAATTAAAATACCTTAAAGGAGAAAACCTCAGTACTGAAAAAATGGAAAAGGATTTTAGGATAAATTTATATAAAAATTAA
- a CDS encoding ABC transporter permease protein: protein MIKLNPGYKGLTIFLISLLLSFEYNYYLNFSVFCICIMLMIINKISLKKIILSFLPVLFLAVGIFFTGMLYSSSGTAEDITSLTKTVVVIGNIENGLQLSIRILAYAGLGLLFVFTTDPRLFIISLMQQFHLPGNFAYGILAAYGFIPVIKQEYENMRYAYRARGVKRNIFMLPMLVTAVRSSESIAMAMESKGFNAKSKRTEYIKLKVTKWDYIILIGSLGIVLSAMYLF, encoded by the coding sequence ATGATAAAACTCAATCCAGGATATAAAGGACTTACTATATTTCTAATATCTCTGCTCCTTTCTTTTGAATATAACTATTATTTAAATTTTTCAGTATTTTGTATTTGTATCATGCTTATGATCATTAATAAAATTTCACTGAAAAAAATAATACTATCTTTTCTTCCTGTCCTGTTTTTAGCAGTAGGAATATTTTTTACAGGAATGTTATACAGCAGCAGTGGAACAGCTGAGGATATTACAAGTCTTACTAAAACTGTTGTAGTTATAGGAAATATAGAAAATGGACTGCAGCTTTCAATAAGAATACTGGCTTATGCTGGATTGGGGCTTCTTTTTGTATTTACAACTGATCCCAGACTTTTTATAATCAGCCTTATGCAGCAGTTTCATCTTCCAGGAAATTTTGCCTATGGAATACTTGCAGCATATGGTTTTATACCTGTGATAAAACAGGAGTATGAGAATATGAGATATGCTTATAGAGCAAGAGGGGTTAAACGTAATATATTTATGCTTCCAATGCTTGTGACAGCTGTACGTTCTTCTGAGAGCATTGCAATGGCTATGGAATCAAAAGGGTTTAATGCAAAAAGCAAGAGAACAGAATATATAAAATTAAAAGTTACAAAATGGGATTATATAATTTTGATAGGAAGTTTAGGAATAGTACTTTCTGCAATGTATCTATTTTAA
- a CDS encoding putative ABC transporter ATP-binding protein gives MIINIEKLNLEIDGQVLLKDMSFHMEKGEIVALVGESGSGKTLTTKFILGILPERSIIHYEKFEKNCKIGAVFQNAFISLNPTIKIGSQLKRLYESHYGDDGKWKEEVTALLEKVGIKETDKFLKKYPHETSGGERQRVVIAGALIGKPEVLIADEVTTALDMRTKREVITLFKNIRKELGISILFISHDLDSIKNFADRACVMYKGNIVEENSCEEIFEHQEHPYVKKLIGFSKTLWTRGE, from the coding sequence ATGATAATAAATATAGAGAAATTAAATTTAGAAATTGATGGACAGGTACTTTTAAAAGATATGAGCTTTCATATGGAAAAAGGAGAGATAGTTGCTCTGGTAGGAGAATCTGGAAGCGGAAAAACTTTGACTACTAAATTTATATTGGGAATACTTCCTGAAAGAAGTATAATTCATTATGAAAAATTTGAAAAAAACTGTAAAATAGGAGCAGTTTTTCAAAATGCTTTTATATCTTTAAATCCAACAATAAAAATAGGAAGTCAATTGAAAAGACTTTATGAATCTCATTATGGAGATGATGGAAAGTGGAAAGAGGAAGTAACAGCTTTGTTGGAAAAAGTCGGAATAAAAGAGACTGATAAATTTTTAAAGAAGTATCCTCATGAAACAAGTGGGGGAGAAAGACAAAGAGTAGTTATAGCAGGAGCATTAATAGGAAAACCAGAAGTATTGATAGCTGATGAAGTAACTACAGCACTAGATATGAGAACAAAAAGAGAGGTAATAACTCTATTTAAGAATATAAGAAAAGAACTTGGAATATCTATACTTTTTATTTCACATGATTTAGATTCTATAAAAAACTTTGCAGATAGAGCTTGTGTTATGTACAAAGGAAATATTGTAGAAGAAAACAGCTGTGAAGAAATATTTGAGCATCAGGAGCACCCTTATGTAAAGAAACTTATAGGTTTTTCTAAAACTCTGTGGACAAGAGGAGAATAA
- a CDS encoding putative transcriptional regulator yields the protein MKELFSIGEMAKLFNMRVGTLRYYDEINILKPEKIDDETGYRYYSTKQFERLNTIKYLRALGMSLEKIESFFDGKDVENLKKLLEDQQKYTQKKIKELQYIDKKIENRLIQLSDALNTVFNKIEEKYILERKIVLLRKDIPIGDDLEYPIRELERFNSLEPLMFLGKVGVSVSQEDLICKSFKNFSSIFLFIEDGDNLEREDVKLKESDYVTIRFSGTHIKADNYYLELLNYIENKNYTINGDSVEITLIDLGITNDSSKFVTELQIPVKKS from the coding sequence ATGAAGGAGCTGTTTTCTATAGGAGAGATGGCAAAACTCTTTAATATGAGGGTTGGCACATTGAGATATTATGATGAAATAAATATTTTAAAACCTGAAAAAATAGATGATGAAACAGGATATAGATATTATTCAACTAAGCAGTTCGAAAGACTGAACACTATAAAATATCTCAGAGCCTTGGGAATGTCTCTTGAAAAAATAGAGTCTTTTTTTGATGGAAAAGATGTAGAAAATCTTAAAAAACTTCTTGAAGATCAGCAGAAATACACTCAGAAAAAAATAAAGGAATTACAATATATAGATAAAAAAATAGAAAACAGATTAATTCAATTATCAGATGCTTTAAATACAGTATTTAATAAGATAGAAGAAAAATATATCTTAGAAAGAAAGATAGTTCTTTTAAGAAAGGACATACCAATTGGAGATGACTTGGAATATCCTATCAGAGAACTGGAGAGATTTAATAGTCTTGAACCTCTTATGTTTTTGGGAAAAGTTGGAGTATCAGTATCACAGGAAGACTTAATATGTAAGAGTTTCAAAAATTTTTCCAGTATCTTTCTTTTTATAGAAGACGGAGATAATTTAGAGAGAGAAGATGTAAAATTAAAAGAGAGTGATTATGTAACTATAAGGTTTTCTGGAACTCATATAAAAGCAGATAATTACTATCTTGAACTTTTAAATTATATAGAAAATAAGAATTATACAATTAATGGAGATTCTGTGGAAATAACTCTTATAGATTTGGGAATTACAAATGACAGCTCAAAATTTGTTACTGAACTTCAAATACCAGTTAAAAAATCTTGA
- a CDS encoding putative ABC transporter ATP-binding protein, with translation MFLEVKNLNKYYNSRNLFSKEKKQILKDVTFDVKEGEIFSIIGQSGAGKSTIGKILLGIEKKSSGDIMLMERPLEEMVKKEVQMVFQDPYSSLNPAMKIGKILEEPLKVNGVKDKKEREERVKSMLKEIGLEETCGRKYPSELSGGQRQRVVIGAAMILKPKLVVCDEPVASLDLSIQNQILNLIKKFNKEYNTTFVFISHDLGVVYNISHRVLLLYKGEVQEIRETVDFFKNPNSEYGKYFLDGIKV, from the coding sequence ATGTTTTTAGAAGTGAAAAATCTAAATAAATACTATAATTCAAGAAATCTTTTTTCTAAAGAAAAAAAGCAGATATTGAAAGATGTTACCTTTGATGTAAAAGAGGGAGAGATATTTTCAATTATTGGACAATCAGGAGCAGGAAAATCTACCATTGGAAAGATACTTTTAGGAATTGAAAAGAAAAGCAGTGGTGATATAATGCTTATGGAGCGTCCTCTTGAAGAAATGGTAAAAAAAGAAGTACAGATGGTATTTCAAGATCCATATAGTTCTTTAAACCCAGCTATGAAAATAGGAAAAATATTGGAAGAACCTCTGAAAGTAAATGGAGTTAAAGATAAAAAAGAGAGAGAAGAAAGAGTTAAATCTATGTTGAAGGAAATAGGGCTGGAAGAAACATGTGGAAGAAAATATCCATCTGAATTGAGTGGCGGACAAAGACAGAGAGTGGTTATTGGAGCTGCCATGATATTAAAACCAAAACTTGTAGTGTGTGATGAACCAGTAGCTTCTTTAGATCTTTCAATACAAAATCAGATTTTAAATCTTATTAAAAAGTTTAATAAAGAATATAATACAACTTTTGTTTTCATATCACATGATTTAGGAGTTGTATATAATATATCTCATAGAGTTCTTCTTTTATATAAAGGGGAGGTTCAGGAAATAAGAGAAACTGTTGATTTTTTTAAAAATCCAAACAGTGAATATGGAAAATATTTTTTGGATGGAATAAAAGTCTAA
- a CDS encoding putative periplasmic transport protein, giving the protein MHLKGRNKKLIVLSLLGLSLLGCGKEEKAPEKKVVRTITSMDIDSLNPYKLVSSGSEEIMMNVFEGLVMPTVDGGLYPAVAKEYNISEDGLKYTFKIRDGIKFHNGNPLDVKDVEFSLRKMSGREGDTPAQAMFSNIDDIKITGEDEVTITLKVPDSAFIYYMTEGIVPDENRDSLDKEPIGTGPFKVSGYEREQKITLEKNNDYWGEKAKIDGVEIFVTPNAETAFLKLLSGEIDILPRVDSKRLNELKNFKTISGAQNTVQLFALNNKFEPFSHKEVREAINLAVDKDGIIKNVMGGYGIKLETNMSPVMKKFCIDNIDEKRDIEKAKELLKNAGYENLKFTVRVPSNYAMHVSTAQVIAEQLKEVGITMNIETVEWATWLSEVYSGRKYEATIVGLTGKLDPDSILKRYASDYPRNFFNYENPKYDKLIADAKITSDENKRIEYYKEAQKILRDENVAVFIMDPELITAVNKNINGYVFYPLSFTNFAKISIGD; this is encoded by the coding sequence ATGCATTTAAAAGGTAGAAATAAAAAACTGATAGTATTATCACTATTAGGACTGTCTCTTTTAGGATGTGGAAAAGAGGAAAAAGCTCCTGAGAAAAAAGTAGTAAGAACTATCACTAGTATGGATATAGATAGTCTAAACCCTTATAAACTTGTATCAAGCGGCTCAGAAGAGATAATGATGAATGTTTTTGAAGGACTTGTAATGCCTACAGTTGATGGGGGATTATATCCAGCAGTAGCTAAGGAATATAATATATCAGAAGATGGACTAAAATATACATTTAAAATAAGAGATGGGATTAAATTTCATAATGGAAATCCCTTAGATGTGAAAGATGTGGAATTTTCTTTGAGAAAAATGTCTGGAAGAGAAGGAGATACTCCTGCTCAGGCTATGTTTTCAAATATAGATGACATAAAAATAACTGGTGAGGATGAGGTAACAATTACTCTTAAAGTTCCAGATTCAGCTTTTATATATTATATGACAGAAGGAATAGTTCCTGATGAAAATAGAGATTCTTTAGACAAGGAACCAATAGGAACAGGACCATTTAAAGTATCTGGATATGAGAGAGAACAGAAAATAACATTAGAAAAAAATAATGATTACTGGGGAGAAAAAGCTAAAATAGATGGAGTTGAAATCTTTGTAACTCCAAATGCTGAAACAGCATTTTTAAAGCTTTTATCAGGAGAAATAGATATTCTTCCACGTGTGGATTCAAAGAGATTGAATGAACTTAAGAATTTTAAAACTATATCAGGAGCACAAAATACAGTTCAATTGTTTGCTCTTAATAATAAATTTGAACCATTCAGTCACAAAGAAGTAAGAGAAGCTATCAACTTAGCAGTAGATAAAGATGGAATAATTAAAAATGTAATGGGTGGATATGGAATAAAACTTGAAACAAATATGAGCCCAGTAATGAAAAAATTCTGTATAGATAATATTGATGAAAAAAGAGATATTGAAAAAGCAAAAGAACTTTTAAAAAATGCAGGGTATGAGAATCTTAAATTTACAGTAAGAGTTCCAAGCAATTATGCAATGCATGTATCAACAGCTCAGGTGATAGCTGAACAACTCAAAGAAGTTGGTATTACTATGAATATAGAAACTGTAGAATGGGCAACTTGGCTGTCAGAGGTTTACAGTGGAAGAAAATATGAAGCAACTATAGTAGGACTTACAGGAAAACTTGATCCAGATTCTATATTAAAGAGATATGCATCAGATTATCCAAGAAATTTCTTCAACTATGAAAATCCTAAATATGACAAACTTATTGCGGATGCAAAGATAACATCTGATGAAAATAAAAGGATTGAATATTATAAAGAAGCTCAAAAAATATTAAGAGATGAAAATGTAGCAGTTTTCATAATGGATCCGGAACTTATCACAGCTGTGAATAAAAACATAAATGGATATGTATTCTATCCACTCTCATTTACGAACTTCGCAAAAATTAGTATTGGAGATTAA
- a CDS encoding aspartate aminotransferase, with product MKSFIADKFKERNYSMGNKKGSESCSLPLINLGIGDLDIHTDEHLIELAMIDAKKGHTHYTDSYGYLELREEICKYHKENFKNYEFSPKDIMITTGACHALYLTFKSILNKDEEVILLAPFFPVYADQIKLSDGVPIIVETKIENNFQIVKEDLEKAITPKTKCIVVNSPSNPTGVCYSMESMSIIKEISEKYDLLVIADDVYDFYSYEKTFIPIITLEGMKKRTVSVCSFSKNFAMTGWRIGYVISQVPELISCINYINESIIYSAPSISQRCAIHALKDFKKQKKALVPVFKERVDYCYDRVKKIPFLDCFKAQGGIYLFLNIEKTGMTSEEFTDFLLEKCNIIVVNGTPFGVKGFVRIACTLEISKLAEAFDRIENMISL from the coding sequence ATGAAAAGTTTTATTGCAGATAAATTTAAGGAAAGAAATTATTCTATGGGAAATAAAAAAGGGTCTGAAAGCTGTTCTCTTCCTCTTATTAATCTTGGAATAGGAGATTTGGATATACATACTGATGAACATTTAATTGAACTGGCTATGATTGATGCTAAAAAAGGGCATACCCATTATACTGATTCATATGGATATCTTGAATTAAGAGAAGAGATATGCAAATATCACAAAGAAAATTTTAAAAATTATGAATTTTCTCCTAAAGATATCATGATAACTACTGGAGCTTGTCATGCTCTTTATCTTACATTTAAAAGTATTTTAAATAAAGATGAAGAGGTTATTCTTCTTGCACCATTTTTTCCAGTGTATGCTGATCAGATAAAGTTATCTGATGGAGTTCCCATAATTGTAGAAACAAAAATTGAAAATAATTTTCAAATTGTAAAAGAAGACTTGGAAAAAGCTATAACTCCAAAAACGAAATGTATAGTTGTAAACTCTCCATCTAATCCTACTGGTGTTTGCTACAGTATGGAAAGTATGAGTATTATCAAAGAAATTTCTGAAAAATATGACCTTTTAGTTATTGCTGATGATGTTTATGATTTTTATTCATATGAAAAAACTTTTATTCCAATCATCACTTTAGAAGGAATGAAAAAAAGAACTGTATCTGTGTGTAGTTTTTCTAAGAATTTTGCTATGACAGGTTGGAGAATTGGTTATGTTATATCTCAAGTTCCTGAGCTTATAAGCTGTATCAATTATATAAATGAATCTATTATCTATAGTGCACCTTCTATATCACAGAGATGTGCTATTCATGCTCTTAAAGATTTTAAGAAGCAAAAAAAGGCTCTTGTTCCTGTGTTTAAAGAAAGAGTTGATTACTGCTATGACAGAGTAAAAAAAATACCTTTCCTTGATTGTTTTAAAGCACAGGGAGGGATATATTTATTTCTTAATATAGAAAAAACTGGAATGACTTCTGAAGAATTTACAGATTTTCTTTTAGAAAAATGCAATATAATAGTTGTAAATGGTACTCCTTTTGGAGTAAAGGGATTTGTAAGAATAGCTTGTACTCTTGAAATATCAAAACTTGCAGAAGCTTTTGACAGAATAGAAAATATGATATCTTTATAA
- a CDS encoding putative ABC transporter permease: MKKRYVGLILLLIVIAYFYQNPYAMNDNMILARPSLKNLLGCDNLGRDIFSRLVLGSFYTLLIASVSVALSVIAGTMIGSIAGYYGKALDSIITSFIEVIIAIPSILIALGVIIILKTGFISMIVAIFLIYLPRCVNMVRGLVKKERNMEYVVAAKTYGVSDLRIIFYHILPNIMKPVLISFTTGFAGAILTEAGLGYLGLGIQPPYPTWGNILNQSQSYFLSAPWFTIAPGLAIIFTVYQMNKLEKRGKRF, encoded by the coding sequence ATGAAAAAAAGATATGTTGGACTTATACTCCTTTTAATAGTGATAGCTTATTTTTATCAGAATCCCTATGCTATGAATGATAATATGATACTCGCAAGGCCAAGTTTAAAAAATCTATTGGGATGTGACAATTTAGGAAGAGATATTTTCAGCAGGCTTGTACTAGGTTCTTTTTATACTCTTCTTATAGCATCTGTTTCAGTAGCACTTTCTGTCATAGCAGGAACAATGATAGGAAGTATAGCAGGTTATTATGGAAAAGCTTTAGATTCTATTATTACCTCCTTTATAGAAGTAATAATAGCTATACCTTCAATATTGATAGCTCTTGGAGTAATAATAATTTTGAAGACTGGATTTATCTCTATGATAGTGGCAATTTTTCTTATCTATCTTCCAAGATGTGTAAATATGGTAAGAGGACTTGTAAAAAAAGAAAGAAATATGGAATATGTAGTGGCAGCTAAAACATATGGAGTATCAGATTTGAGAATAATTTTTTATCACATACTTCCAAATATAATGAAACCAGTACTTATCAGTTTTACCACTGGATTTGCTGGTGCAATACTTACTGAAGCTGGATTGGGATATTTAGGACTTGGAATTCAGCCACCATATCCTACATGGGGAAATATTTTAAATCAGTCACAATCATATTTTTTATCAGCTCCATGGTTTACTATAGCTCCAGGACTTGCCATAATATTCACAGTTTATCAAATGAATAAACTTGAAAAGAGAGGAAAAAGATTCTAA
- a CDS encoding amino acid ABC transporter substrate-binding protein, whose product MKKLFKLFMLSALLLLAAACGTSKTGQPKEDKVYVIGTNAEYPPFEYLENDQVCGLDADIISAIAQKLNIQYKWSNTNFDGLIPALQTKKMDAVIAGMSITPERAKAVNFSIPYLSSNVAFIANKNKPINGIEDLENKNYGAELGTTKEAAARKVKGATVTPFSSNTGALVALKSGKIDGIVLDESVAVKFVENNPELMLVGTLEGEPKAIAFNKDDTELMEKFNKALQELIDDGTIQKLREKYGV is encoded by the coding sequence ATGAAAAAACTTTTTAAATTATTTATGTTATCTGCACTATTATTACTAGCTGCTGCCTGCGGAACTTCTAAAACTGGACAGCCAAAAGAGGATAAAGTCTATGTAATAGGAACTAACGCTGAATATCCACCTTTTGAATATTTAGAAAATGATCAGGTATGTGGTTTAGATGCTGACATCATTTCTGCAATAGCTCAAAAATTAAATATACAGTATAAGTGGTCTAATACAAATTTTGATGGACTTATTCCTGCACTTCAGACAAAAAAAATGGATGCTGTAATAGCTGGAATGAGTATCACTCCTGAAAGAGCAAAAGCTGTTAATTTCTCTATCCCTTATCTTTCATCTAATGTAGCTTTTATAGCAAATAAAAATAAACCTATTAATGGAATAGAAGATTTGGAAAATAAAAACTATGGTGCTGAACTTGGAACTACAAAAGAAGCTGCTGCAAGAAAAGTAAAAGGTGCAACTGTAACTCCTTTTTCTTCTAATACTGGTGCTCTTGTTGCTTTAAAAAGTGGAAAAATAGATGGAATTGTCCTTGATGAAAGTGTAGCTGTAAAATTTGTAGAGAATAATCCTGAACTTATGCTTGTAGGAACTCTTGAAGGGGAGCCTAAAGCTATTGCTTTCAATAAAGATGATACAGAACTTATGGAAAAATTCAATAAAGCTCTTCAAGAACTTATTGATGATGGAACTATTCAAAAATTAAGAGAAAAATATGGTGTATAA
- a CDS encoding putative glycerol dehydrogenase has protein sequence MFENFSFTSYFIDKSIWKYLKNEIILYNNILIITGENSFNSIEEKIFPLLDGKKYSIEKYNGECSYEHVDKILENSLNKKFDLILGIGGGKAIDTAKIAAFKLGIDIFTIPTIASTCSATSALSVVYNNNGSFKEFFDFPYPPKKTFIDLETIKTAPEKYIWAGMGDTLAKFYEVRMKYEYVFKKNNGKMSYPNTLGKEISHLCGSVILENGISAYLNENINEEFKKVVLAIIVNTGMVSNLVEEFLNGAIAHSVFYGLTLLPSLENEHLHGEVVAFGILVQLLLEGKKEEFGQLLPFYKKLSFPTTLLEIVKKEEFEEMEDKVLWAILTGPDIIDMEFNINKENLRKTLFSL, from the coding sequence ATGTTTGAAAATTTTTCATTCACTTCTTATTTCATAGATAAAAGTATATGGAAATATCTAAAAAATGAAATTATATTATATAATAACATTCTCATAATAACTGGAGAAAATTCTTTTAACAGTATAGAAGAAAAGATTTTTCCCTTACTTGATGGGAAAAAATATTCAATTGAAAAATATAATGGTGAATGTTCCTATGAACATGTTGATAAAATATTGGAAAATTCACTAAATAAAAAATTTGATCTTATTTTAGGAATAGGTGGAGGAAAAGCTATAGATACAGCAAAGATAGCAGCATTCAAATTAGGGATAGATATATTTACTATCCCTACTATTGCTTCTACCTGTTCAGCTACATCTGCTTTATCTGTTGTATATAATAATAATGGAAGTTTTAAGGAATTTTTTGATTTTCCTTATCCTCCTAAAAAAACTTTTATAGATTTAGAAACTATAAAAACAGCTCCTGAAAAATATATCTGGGCTGGTATGGGAGATACACTTGCCAAATTTTATGAGGTTAGAATGAAATATGAATATGTTTTCAAGAAAAATAATGGCAAGATGAGTTATCCAAATACTTTAGGAAAAGAAATAAGTCATCTCTGCGGCTCTGTGATACTTGAAAATGGTATCTCGGCTTACCTTAATGAAAATATCAACGAAGAGTTTAAAAAAGTGGTTCTTGCCATAATAGTAAATACTGGAATGGTTTCTAATTTGGTAGAAGAATTTCTCAATGGAGCTATTGCTCATTCTGTTTTTTATGGTCTTACTTTACTTCCTTCACTGGAAAATGAACATCTTCATGGAGAAGTGGTGGCATTTGGTATACTTGTTCAACTCCTGCTTGAAGGAAAAAAAGAAGAATTTGGACAGCTTCTCCCTTTTTACAAGAAATTATCTTTTCCAACAACATTATTAGAAATAGTAAAAAAAGAGGAATTTGAAGAGATGGAAGATAAAGTCCTCTGGGCTATTTTGACAGGACCTGATATAATAGATATGGAATTTAATATAAATAAAGAAAATTTAAGAAAAACACTTTTTTCATTGTAG